In Spodoptera frugiperda isolate SF20-4 chromosome 12, AGI-APGP_CSIRO_Sfru_2.0, whole genome shotgun sequence, a single window of DNA contains:
- the LOC118262336 gene encoding eukaryotic translation initiation factor 3 subunit I, translated as MKPLMLQGHERAITQIKYNREGDLLFSAAKDAKPNVWWSLNGERLGTFNGHGGVVWCLDVDWQTINLITGGGDSSCRLWDLETGKNIATIKTNSSVRTCNFSYSAYQAAYTTDKAMGHPCEVFVIDTRTVDDSISSQAPILKWEITDSKVTSMVWGILDETLITGHEAGDIIQWDLRTGKKIHSIKEHTHQINDMQLSRDGTMFITASKDQTAKLFDTSSLELLKEYKTERPVNSAALSPILDHVVLGGGQDAMEVTTTSTRQGKFDARFFHLVFEEEFGRIKGHFGPINSLAFHPDGKSYASGGEDGYVRVQSFDQSYFDYTFDYNRD; from the exons ATG AAACCTCTTATGCTCCAAGGGCACGAGCGTGCCATCACACAGATCAAATATAACCGCGAGGGTGATTTACTGTTCTCCGCGGCTAAAGATGCCAAGCCAAATGTATGGTGGTCCCTGAACGGAGAACGCCTCGGTACATTCAATGGCCACGGTGGTGTAGTATGGTGCCTAGATGTAGATTGGCAGACCATTAACCTGATCACCGGTGGAGGTGACAGTTCATGCAG aCTATGGGACTTGGAGACTGGTAAGAACATAGCAACAATTAAGACAAACTCCTCTGTGAGGACTTGCAACTTTAGCTACAGTGCCTACCAGGCCGCTTACACTACTGATAAGGCTATGGGACACCCTTGTGAG GTGTTTGTGATTGACACAAGAACTGTTGATGACTCTATCTCCAGCCAGGCTCCTATCTTGAAATGGGAGATCACAGACTCCAAGGTCACATCCATGGTGTGGGGTATCCTGGACGAGACCCTCATCACTGGTCATGAAGCTGGAGACATCATCCAGTGGGATTTGAGG actGGCAAGAAGATCCACTCAATCAAGGAGCACACGCACCAGATCAATGACATGCAGCTGTCACGCGACGGCACCATGTTCATTACAGCTTCCAAGGATCAGACCGCTAAGCTCTTCGACACAAGCTCCTTGGAACTTCTTAAGGAGTACAAAACTGAGAGGCCTGTCAACTCTGCCGCCCTCAGCCCCATCCTAGACCATGTGGTACTTGGAGGAGGTCAagatgctatggaagtaaccACCACCTCTACCCGCCAGGGTAAATTCGACGCTAGATTCTTCCATCTAGTCTTCGAAGAAGAGTTCGGTCGTATCAAGGGACATTTCGGTCCCATCAACAGTTTAGCATTCCACCCTGATGGCAAGAGCTACGCGTCCGGTGGTGAAGACGGTTACGTGCGTGTCCAGAGTTTTGATCAATCCTACTTTGACTATACTTTTGATTACAACAGGGATTGA